In Candidatus Sodalis pierantonius str. SOPE, one DNA window encodes the following:
- a CDS encoding TetR/AcrR family transcriptional regulator, with protein sequence MNRADQILSAAKTCVMQKGFHNTTVQEIAVMAGISTGLIYRYFKGKSDIIEALVNKVVQRLQQKMKADSVLEGDSAWLTLFAGDTVNADTRDSIALMLAISAEASRNAHVQHIIHRAHLTLQDYAFSHFRALNANAKDSEIRTRLYIFSLIIDGVIMRKNVNIAQHNAAFWPLVDDLIRQMNSGV encoded by the coding sequence ATGAATCGTGCCGATCAAATACTCTCTGCCGCAAAAACGTGCGTGATGCAAAAAGGGTTTCACAATACGACCGTGCAGGAAATCGCCGTGATGGCGGGTATCAGCACCGGGCTGATTTACCGCTATTTTAAAGGGAAAAGTGACATCATTGAGGCGCTGGTGAACAAGGTGGTTCAGCGGTTACAGCAAAAAATGAAAGCCGACTCTGTTCTGGAGGGCGATAGCGCCTGGCTCACGCTCTTCGCGGGCGATACCGTTAACGCCGACACGCGGGACAGTATCGCGCTGATGCTGGCCATCTCGGCGGAAGCCAGCAGAAATGCTCACGTTCAGCACATCATCCACCGCGCGCATTTGACTTTGCAGGATTATGCCTTTAGCCATTTCAGAGCGCTGAACGCCAACGCCAAAGATAGTGAAATCCGCACGCGCCTGTATATTTTTTCCTTGATTATTGATGGCGTGATCATGCGTAAAAACGTGAATATCGCCCAGCATAACGCGGCCTTCTGGCCCTTGGTCGACGATTTGATCCGCCAGATGAATTCAGGCGTTTAA
- the katE gene encoding catalase HPII yields MSTPKDPSEAQQRLSHPAPAPDGRSSSPGLGSLAPDDGSHMSQPGPSEPGKQPTASGSAKFPKTTNAKLDLLEPHRKNGENQPLTNDQETKISDDQNSLRAGKRGPTLLEDFIMREKITHFDHERIPERIVHARGSAAHGVFEVYRPLTDITKAGFLRDPSVKTPVYVRFSTVQGSRGSADTVRDIRGCAVKFYTQEGNFDLVGNNTPVFFIQDAHKFPDFVHAVKPEPHNEMPQGGTAHDSFWDYVSLQPETLHNVFWAMSDRGIPRSLRTMEGFGIHTFRLVNAEGQSTFVRFHWKPVAGKASLVWDEAQKIAGKDPDFHRRDLWKAIEAGDYPEWELGLQLIPEEDEHKLDFDLLDPTKLIPEALVPVEIVGKLTLNRNPDNFFAETEQVAFHSGHIVPCIDFSNDPLLQGRLFSYTDTQISRLGGPNFHEIPINRPVCPYHNFQRDGMHRQDINTNPAAYEPNSLNDNWPRETAPAAENGGFENYHERIDGEKIRQRRDSFNEYFAHPRLFWLNQTPAEQQHIIDAFSFELGKVARPYIRERVIDLLTRVDVDLASQVAARLGYRLSDEAKNIAPPPAVNGITRDPTLSLYATGSGALKGRQVALLISDGVDAADVLAAMQALKAEGVHAKLLASDGSTLPIDSTIEGNPSITVDGVVVPNGNLDALLRDGAARHYILETYKHLKPIALSGDARRFKPQLGLKDGDNEAGISEDGSISDQLMQAFLASLREHRIWSRLAKAAAVPA; encoded by the coding sequence ATGTCGACACCCAAGGATCCTTCTGAGGCTCAGCAACGCCTGTCCCATCCCGCCCCGGCCCCGGATGGCCGGTCTTCTTCCCCCGGCCTGGGCAGTCTGGCCCCCGATGACGGCAGCCACATGTCGCAACCTGGCCCTTCCGAGCCGGGGAAACAGCCCACCGCGTCCGGTTCGGCCAAGTTTCCCAAGACCACCAACGCTAAACTCGACTTGCTGGAGCCTCACCGCAAAAACGGTGAAAACCAGCCCCTGACCAACGATCAGGAAACCAAAATTTCCGATGACCAGAATTCGCTGCGCGCCGGCAAGCGTGGACCCACGCTGCTGGAAGATTTCATTATGCGTGAGAAGATCACCCATTTTGATCATGAACGCATACCGGAACGTATCGTGCATGCCCGCGGATCCGCCGCACACGGCGTTTTTGAGGTCTACCGCCCGCTGACCGACATCACCAAAGCGGGCTTTCTGCGCGACCCGTCGGTCAAAACGCCGGTGTATGTGCGGTTTTCCACCGTGCAGGGGTCGCGTGGCTCCGCCGATACGGTGCGCGATATCCGCGGTTGCGCGGTGAAGTTTTATACTCAGGAAGGCAATTTCGATCTGGTCGGCAACAATACGCCGGTGTTTTTCATTCAGGATGCCCATAAATTTCCCGATTTCGTCCATGCGGTGAAACCTGAACCCCACAATGAGATGCCGCAGGGCGGCACCGCCCACGACAGTTTCTGGGATTATGTTTCGTTGCAGCCGGAAACGCTGCATAACGTCTTCTGGGCGATGTCGGACCGCGGGATACCGCGCAGCCTGCGCACCATGGAAGGCTTTGGCATCCATACGTTCCGCCTGGTGAACGCCGAAGGTCAAAGCACCTTTGTCCGTTTCCATTGGAAACCGGTTGCCGGAAAAGCGTCGCTGGTATGGGATGAAGCGCAAAAAATTGCCGGTAAAGATCCGGATTTCCACCGCCGCGATCTGTGGAAAGCTATTGAAGCCGGCGACTACCCGGAATGGGAACTGGGCTTACAGCTGATCCCCGAGGAAGATGAACATAAGCTCGACTTCGACTTGCTTGATCCGACCAAGTTGATCCCCGAAGCGCTGGTGCCGGTGGAAATCGTAGGCAAGTTGACCCTTAACCGCAATCCGGATAACTTTTTCGCCGAAACGGAGCAGGTCGCGTTCCATTCCGGTCATATCGTGCCCTGCATTGATTTCAGCAACGATCCCCTGTTACAGGGACGGTTATTTTCCTATACCGACACCCAAATCAGCCGACTCGGCGGCCCCAACTTTCATGAAATTCCCATCAACCGCCCCGTGTGCCCTTATCATAATTTCCAACGCGACGGCATGCACCGCCAGGATATCAACACCAACCCGGCGGCCTACGAGCCCAACTCGTTAAACGATAACTGGCCGCGCGAAACCGCGCCGGCGGCGGAAAACGGCGGCTTTGAGAATTACCATGAGCGCATCGACGGCGAGAAAATTCGTCAGCGCAGAGACTCGTTCAACGAATACTTCGCCCACCCGCGTTTATTCTGGCTTAACCAAACGCCTGCCGAGCAACAGCACATTATCGACGCATTCAGTTTCGAGTTAGGCAAAGTCGCCCGGCCCTATATCCGCGAACGGGTGATCGATCTGCTTACCCGGGTGGATGTCGACCTGGCAAGCCAGGTCGCCGCCCGCCTCGGCTATCGTCTGTCCGACGAGGCGAAAAACATTGCGCCGCCGCCCGCGGTCAACGGCATCACCCGCGATCCCACCCTCAGCCTGTATGCGACCGGCTCCGGCGCGCTCAAGGGACGACAGGTGGCGCTTCTGATCAGCGACGGGGTGGACGCCGCCGATGTGCTGGCCGCGATGCAGGCCCTGAAGGCGGAAGGAGTTCACGCCAAGCTGCTGGCGAGCGACGGCTCCACACTGCCCATAGACAGCACCATAGAGGGCAATCCGTCGATTACGGTGGATGGCGTTGTGGTGCCGAACGGCAATCTCGACGCGCTGTTGCGGGACGGAGCGGCGCGCCATTACATCCTGGAAACCTATAAGCACCTGAAACCCATCGCCCTTAGCGGCGACGCCCGGCGGTTTAAACCACAGTTGGGGCTGAAGGACGGCGATAATGAAGCAGGCATCAGCGAGGACGGGTCGATTAGCGACCAGCTGATGCAGGCGTTCCTGGCGAGTCTACGTGAGCATCGCATCTGGTCTCGGCTCGCTAAAGCGGCCGCGGTCCCCGCCTGA
- the kduD gene encoding 2-dehydro-3-deoxy-D-gluconate 5-dehydrogenase KduD, with amino-acid sequence MILERFALQGKVAVITGCDTGLGQGMAIGLAEAGCDIVGVNIVEPDETLRQVETRGRRFLSIKADLSDTAVIPGVIAQAVAAFGHIDILVNNAGIIRRQDAIEFSEKNWDDVMNLNIKSLFFIALAAARQFIQQGRGGKIINIASMLSYQGGIRVPSYTASKSAVMGITRLLANEWAQHGINVNALAPGYMATNNTQQLREDEARSQAILERILAGRWGLHDDLIGPAVFLASAASDYVNGYTLAVDGGWLAR; translated from the coding sequence ATGATCTTGGAACGTTTTGCATTACAGGGAAAAGTCGCGGTCATTACCGGTTGTGATACCGGACTGGGCCAGGGCATGGCCATCGGGTTGGCGGAGGCCGGCTGTGATATCGTCGGCGTCAATATCGTTGAGCCTGACGAGACACTACGGCAGGTGGAGACACGCGGCCGTCGCTTTCTATCCATCAAAGCCGATCTGAGCGATACCGCGGTCATCCCGGGGGTTATCGCTCAGGCGGTGGCGGCCTTCGGCCATATCGATATTCTGGTCAACAATGCCGGCATTATTCGCCGCCAGGATGCCATCGAATTCAGCGAAAAAAATTGGGATGATGTGATGAATCTCAATATCAAGTCGCTGTTTTTTATTGCCCTGGCGGCGGCCCGACAATTTATTCAGCAGGGCCGCGGTGGCAAAATCATCAATATCGCCTCAATGCTCTCCTATCAAGGCGGCATACGCGTTCCCTCTTATACGGCGTCAAAAAGCGCCGTGATGGGGATTACCCGCCTTCTGGCCAATGAATGGGCGCAACACGGCATTAATGTCAACGCGCTGGCGCCAGGGTATATGGCCACCAATAATACCCAGCAACTGCGTGAGGATGAAGCCAGAAGCCAAGCGATTCTGGAGCGCATCCTTGCTGGTCGCTGGGGCTTGCACGACGATTTGATAGGGCCGGCGGTATTCCTGGCGTCGGCGGCGTCGGATTATGTTAACGGCTACACCCTGGCGGTCGACGGCGGCTGGCTCGCGCGCTAA